From Staphylococcus sp. IVB6214:
ATTTCACGAGCAGATTTTAATCAGTATTACGAAAAAGGCGAAGTTCAACATGCCTGAAACGACAGAAAAAATCCCAAACCCTTTAAAGCGAGAACTCATGGATGCTTTTCAAGATGAAGTGACGCACAACCCGGATCAGCAGGACTATTCATATCGCAATATTATTCATGTGATTTCTGCTTTGGAAGAATATCGTTATAACTTAGAACATTTAAACCGCTTGAGTATTAGTTACTTTAAGTATCATGCAAATGATCCAGAAATTGATATTTTAGAAGAAGATTTCGATTTATAACACAAAAACCGTCCACCAAGTGCAGTGGACGGTTTTTCATTATAGATTTTGAATATTGTATAGTCGTTGATACGCGCCTTGTCGCTGCATCAAGTCTTCGTGTGAACCACTTTCGACAATTTGACCATTTTCAATGACAACTATGCGATCAGCATGTGTAATCGTTGAGAGTCGATGTGCCACAATCAATGTCGTACGATCGTGACTGAGTGTTTCAAGTGCATCTTGAATAATTGCTTCACTTTCAAGGTCTAATGCACTTGTTGCTTCATCCAATATGAGTATCGGTGGGTCGTTTAAGAATATACGTGCAATCGATAAGCGTTGTTTTTGACCACCTGATAACTTCACACCACGCTCACCGACTTCCGTATCATATCCGTTCGGTAACGTCATAATAAAATCATGTGCGTTTGCCATTTTAGCAGCAGCGACCACTTCTTCAAAAGTAGCATCAGGACGCCCAAGTAAGATGTTTTCTTTAACAGTATCGGAAAATAAAATGTTGTCTTGTTGTACCATGCCAATTTGTCGTCTCAAACTTCCTGTTTCGAAGTCTTGAATTGGATGACCATCAATCGTAATATCACCTGATGTCACATCATAAAAACGCGGAATCAAAGTGATCAATGTTGACTTGCCGCCCCCACTCATGCCGACAAATGCAACAGTTTCACCGTGTTGAATGTCTAGATTGATATTTTTAAGTACCTCACGTTCGTCTTCATTGTAACGAAAAGAGATATTATGAATACCAATATCACCACGTTCTATTTTGTAAGGTTGTGCATTCGGTAGATTTTTAATGTCATATGGTTCATCGAATAATTGGAATACACGGTCCATCGATGCAAAACTTTGTGTCAACGTTGTAAAAGAAGAAACAAGTCGACGTAATGGCCCGTACAATTGTTCAAGATAACTTACGAATGCCGCCAATGTTCCGACTGTAACATCTCCTGAAATGGCAAGGTATGCACCGTAACCGATCACAATCAGTGGTCCAATGTCAGTAACTGTATTAATTGCTGAGAATGAATACGCATTCCAACGTGTGTGACGAAAGGCTTTATTTAAGAAATTGGTATTTCGTTTATCAAAATTTTTCGCTTCATTGTCTTCAATTGCAAAGCTTTTAATAACGGCCATACCGTTGACACGTTCATGTAAAAAGCCTTGTGTTTCGGCTAATTTTTGAGAACGTTGACGTGTTAATTCTCGCAAACGACCGAAGAAGAAATACACGGTTAATATATAAAATGGGAGGACGACAATTGCTGCAAATGTTAGTTTTACATCTAAGAAAAACATGACTGATAAAGCGATGATAATCGTAATACAGTCAAGCCAGATATTCATAAGTCCTGTCAATATGAAATCTTTCGTCTGTTCCACATCATTGATCACACGGGAAATGACTTCTCCCGCTTTATTGTTGGCATAAAAACGAGAGCTGAGCGCCTGTAAGTGATCATAAAGTTTTTTTCGTATATCATATAATATTTTGTTACTTGTCCATTGCGCCATGTACTGACGTAAAAACTCAATGGGCGGTCGTACAATGACAAAAATAAATGCCGCAATACCCATTGCGATCATCAATTGTGTATATTTGTCAGAAATACTTAACGCCCCATTATTAATCACATCATCAATCACGTACTTAATCAATAATGGAATCAACAATGGGATGCCAAATTTGAGTATACCTACAATAATGGTACCGAAGATGAGCCATTTGTAAGGCTTTACAAACTCAAGATAGCGTCTAATCATGGTGTTCCCTCCATATTCAATTTTTATTAGGTTCGTCATAAAATAGTGCATTAAATCATATCGTTATCTTATGATTGTTCGTTGGTTTCTAAAATTTCACAAGCGTATATTAGAATGAAAAAGACACAAATCGATGGGGGTAAGAAAGCACGTATCTATTGAGATACATCATCGCCCCTTACGCCCCATTCATTTATCTTTTATTTATTTTTTGAAATCGATTGCGCCATACTTTGATAAAATCTGGTGCAAATGGCCCCTTCTTATGCTCAATCCACTGTTGCAGAATATCAACGTTCGCACGTAAAATAGTATCAATTTCTTTGGAGTAGTTCATTTGTTTCATATGTTGCTCATATTCATCTTCATCAAGCAAATGATACTTACCATTCGGATACACTTTTATATCTAAATCATAATCAATATATTTCAACCCTTCTTCATCACAGACAAAGGGGGACGAAAGATTACAGTAATAGTAAATACCATCTTCACGAAACATACAAATAACGTTGAACCAGTACTCTGAGTGGAAGTATACAATGGCTGGTTCACGTGTCACCCAAGTACGACCGTCACTTTCCGTAACAAGTGTGTGATCATTACCACCAATCACTACATCTTCCGTTCCTTTAAGGATTGTTGTTTCGGACCATACACGATGAATACTGCCATCATGCTTGTAGGATTGGATTTTAATTGCTGTCCCCTCTTTGGGGATCCTTGCTTTTACCACTTGTTACACCACCTTTTTATCATGTTATTACGACTTCATAAATGCTACATTATTATAGCATATAACTTTCCATGACTTAATTAATCCGCTTGCTGTATCGCATTGAATATTTTAGTCATTGGAACAGGAAATGTGTATCGTTTCTTCTCGACACTCGGTATCCAACGACGAAATGGATTACCTCCCATATGATGAGAGGTTATCGTTGCTCGATATACTTCAATATCCCAAGTTTTATGTGTAAATTGATGTTTTAATCGCAAAGTGGGTTGTTCATCTATTGAAATTGTATCGGCAAATTCTTTTTCAATATCAGTATGTGCAATATCAACTGGATAGAGTGGAAATTGCCACATTCCTCGAAGTAAGCTTTCATCACGTTGCTCAACAAGTATATTTCCATCTGCATCTTCAATGTAGATGACTTGATATTTATGCAATGTTTTCTTTTGTTTTTTCGTTTTAATCGGACGCTCTAAAACTGTCCCTTTTTCAAATGCTTCACAATGTTCTTGTACAGGACAAAATAAACACATTGGTGATGTCGGCGTACAGATCAAAGCGCCAAGTTCCATCATCGCTTGGTTAAACGTCCCAGATTTTGTTTGAACATATGGATTTAAGGCTTGTTCATATATTTTTCGTGTTTTTTGTAGTGCTGTATCATGTGTATCATCGTTCAAACGCGACCATACACGGAAAACATTGCCGTCAACTGTTGCCAATGCTAAATCAAACGCAATGCTCATCACCGCAGCCTGAGTATATGGTCCAACACCTTTCAACGCAAGAAATGCATCAGGCTCGTCTGGCACGACACCATGGTGTTTTTCAACTACTTCTTTCGCTGCTGCATGAAAATTGCGCGCACGACTATAATAACCAAGGCCTTCCCAGCGCTTTAATACATCATCTTCATCTGCACTCGCTAGTGACTCAATTGTTGGAAAGTCTGAAATAAATCTTTCATAATAACTTCTCACTGTATCCACTTGCGTCTGTTGTAGCATCACTTCACTGACCCAAATGTAGTAAGGATTTTTCGTTTCACGCCAAGGCATTTGGCGTTGATGTTGATCAAACCAAGTAATCAATGTTTCTTTAAATGATGGTTCTGAATACATAAATTGCTCCTTTGTACACCTTAAATAGTTTAGTTCCTATAAAATTTCCCTTATAATTAAATTAAGAATGATTGAAATGAGTGAGATAAATGGACACAGCAACACATATAGCAATTGGTGTAGGTTTAACAGCACTTGCAACGACTGACCCAACACTTAGTGAACACTTTGCTGCATCTGCTACCGTCATTATCACAGGATCTTTAATTCCTGATATAGATACTGTACTAAAATTAAAAAATAACGCAACCTATATTACCCATCATAGAGGAATTACCCATTCGATTCCGTTCACGCTCTTGTGGCCCTTATTAATAACTTTTATCACCTATATATTTGTATCAGGTGTACCACCACTACAAATTTGGATGTGGGCACAACTCTCTGTGGCACTTCATGTTTTCGTTGATATTTTCAACTCATATGGTACACAAGCTTTGCGTCCCTTCTCTAATAAATGGATACAGTTGAGTGTCATCAATACATTTGACCCGATTATATTCATTATTCTATTAACAGCGATTGTGTTATGGTCATTAGGTGGACAAGCATATCTCGTATTTGGTTCCGTTGTAATGATCCTGATTGCGTACTATATTTTACGTTTTGTCATGCGCAACTGGCTCAAAAAACAAGCATTGAATCAAGTACAACATCTCGGTCGCCCTACAAAAGTATTTGTTGCGCCTACGATTCGTTTTATGCAGTGGCGCATTGCCATCCAAACAGAAACATATGACTACGTTGGAAGAAGTTATGGCCGAAACATTGTTTTTAGTGACAAAGTAAAACGCCAACCGCTTCCAGACATCGACATGATGGAACCTGTTCGAACCGATCCAAATGTCCGTGCATTTTTAAATTTCTCGTCAATCTATCGTTGGCACATTGAATATATCGATGATGAAACGATTGAATTGCGACTGATTGATTTGCGCTATTTAAAAAATGGCCACTATCAGTTTGTAGCTATCGTACATTTAGATAAAGATTTACATGTTCTACATTCATTTACAGGGTGGGTCTTCAGTGAAGATAAGTTAATGAAAAAGCTATATGCCCACTAATCATAACGAACAGAAAACCCGATGGACTCCAATACAGATTGAAGTTCATCGGGTTTTTGTATGCTAATCGATTGTTTCTTCTTCCTCAACATTTGAATGACTATGTGAATGTTCGTTCGGTTTTAGTTGTGTCACATAATCTCTCAGTGCAAAGCTAAACACAATCATTAATCCCATAAAACAGCAAAAGTATAAGTGATAACCTAAGTGATTCACTGCATCATGTCCGACGATAACGGATTGTTGCATGCCATTTACTAAGTAGTATAAAGGATTCAGCATTAATAGGTGTTCCATCACACCTGTTACTTTATCTGGGAGATAGAATATTGGCAACAACAATAATAGTACAACAGAAATAATGATGTACAATTGATTTAACTTAGGATATAGCATATAGATGATACCTAATAAAAATGACAATGTAATCATAAAAAAGAGACTCATCAAACTATAAAAGAAGACGCCAAACCATGTTGTATCTGTATTGATAGATTTTGTAATAATCATAACAACCATTAATAGAAAAAGTGTCAGACCATACAGCAACCCAGATAGTGCAACATGTAAAAATGGGTTACTGTTAAAGTGTCTTGTCACATAATAATCTCTTGGAAATAATCGATAGTTATTATATATAGCAATCCAAATTACAGCAAACGTAATCAGACCAGTCAGTCGATAATTGATAGAAGCTTGTGTAATATCAATTGTCCCTAATATTTTGAAGGCTAGCACTGTGACGAACATAACTAAACTACTGACTAAAAACGTTAAAACAACCCATCTTTTATGCATCATGACACGATACAATGCATAGCGGAAATATCGAGGAATCTCATGAAAAAATTGAATGAAACGCTCTAACATCTGTGCTCACCTACAATTCTATAAAAATCCATTGATGTGTTTTAAAATCGGCAATAAAATATCCCGCTTCTGTTTTGGCCGTCCATGTCTCTTCATCAATATGATATTTTTCTTTTAATTCTTGTTCTTTCACAATTGGAAAACGATACCCTATTAACTTATTTTGATCATTGAACAACATCGCAATCGGTTGTTGTAAGATTGGTTCAACATAGCGATTTTTCTTTTCTGGTACTAACTGTTCATTGACTTCACCATGTGATTTGTGCAGCTCTCCATTAAAATAATCAACATAATTGATATAGTTATCTTTCATAAAAGGCGCTAACGCATCTCTTTCAATTGGATTGTACAGGGCTGCCGGATTAAAATAATGAACATTCTCTTTAGCAATACGATAGTTTTTATCATTGTGTGTCACACGGTACGATCTTTTACTCTCTCCTGTAATTGTAACTATTGCATGTTGTGGTACTTTGACATCTGCCCCTTTTTGATGAAGTGCTGTCATTGTTGTTTGATCCGCATTCACAATGCCATATGCAAGTTTTTCAGTATATTGATGTTTCGGCTGATCTGTCAACGTATTATGGGATATATATTGTGTTGCATCTAACTTTCCTAAATTATTGAATATCAACAAACTCGACACGAACATCCCAGCAATAAAAATAGCTGTCCATGTCCATATACGTGCTAAAAAGACAGGTGGTGTCGCATGATGATATCGCTCAATTCGTTTAAAGTTATACGTGACTTCTGGCATCTTTGAACGATTGCGTTTCCAATCCTCATCAAAATGATTTAACGCTTCTTGTGATGTTATGCTTAATCTATCTTGCATATGTTGTTCAAAGGCAGGTATAACTTGTTTAACATATCCTTCTTTGCGCAATTGCCCGTGCGATATCCACACGATATAGTTGCTGACCGCCTTAATTTTGTCCACATCGTTGTCTATCGCAACCCAAGTCAAACCTTCTTCAACATATTCCCGAACCATCTCTTTCGCTTTTTCAAAAAAACCTTGATCCAAATACGATAATATGTGACTTAAAATCACAACTTCAGCATTCGAGGAACGCGCAAGACTAAACATCAGTTGCGCATATTGCTCATCCGTCAAATCATGTATCCAATCGTTTTTCTGAGCATCTAGATGGGCATACTTTAATACTTGAATTGCTTTATGTTCAGGTACCTCGAATTCATAGAGTTGAATCACATCATTGATATAATCAATGACACGCACATGCTCTGCGAGTTTTTGATTCATATTTGCATAGAATAACGAAGCTTTACGAACAATACGTCCTTTGTCAGGTAAGACTGTTCCCGCTAGAATCTCACCCACTAATGATTTGGAAGACGCTTCTTCACCGATGATCCCGAGCGCCTCACCTTGATAAATATGTAACGTGATATTATTTAATTCAATATCTTCAGGTTGATAACTAAAGGGCTTTAGCACATTTTGTTTTTTTTGATTACGATAATAGTGCGTCACATTGATCATCTTCAACACAATTGCATTGCTCATCCGTGTAAACCCCTTCTACAATTTTAGTAATGACAATGGGAGACCTTCTTCAAATCTTGTACGATTCAAACGGTATCCCCATGCAAATACACCTTTAAGACGTTCTACTTTAAAATGGTCATCCGATCCATCTAAAAGTGCATATATTTTGCCTAATTCAACGTCTTCTGGGTCAACTAAATAACTTTCAGCAATGACCACTTTATTTTGATAGACATCATATTCATTCATAATACCATTCATTTCAGCTTTACGCATTTTTTCCTTGTAGGTTTGTATTTCGTGAAATATTTCTTGTCGATTCATGTCACTTAGACGTTTATGATTCATCTTCAATCCCACTCTCTCTTATTTTTCGTTGGACATCCTCATACGCATATCCTTTTCTTACGAGTGCTTCCATTGTTTTCATTGTTAATGTATATCCATTATAACGTTTCTGATATTTATTATAAATTTTCTCTAGATCACGTTGCAATAAGTTATCGATGATTTCTGGATCTTGTTGAAAATCTAACGCCTCAATGACGGAATGAATCGTATCCATCTGATATCCTTTTTGCATCAATGACTGTTGCACTTGCTGTCTGATTTTTGCCACAGGACCTTTTTTTTGGCGAACTATTTTTTGTGCAACACGACAAATTTGTTCAAATGACTGCTCTTCCTTGTATTGCTCAACACCTGCTTCCAATAACGACCCTTCAATTCCCGCTTTGTATAACTTTTGTCGAAACACTTCAGGTCCCTTATCAGTCGTTCGCAACATCGTGTTCTTTAAACTTTCAACATAATCTTCGTGATCAATTAAGCGGAGTCGTTCACAATAGGCAATCGCATTGGCAATCACTGATTCTGAATAATCTTTTCTCTCTAGGTGCGTACTTATTTCATGTCGTGTACGCTTGCGATGAGATAAATAATTAATCGCATCATTATTTGCTTGTTGTTGATGTTCTCTCTCAAGAATACGCTTCAATTGTGCATCGTCGACGATATCTCCCTTTTTCAAATTAAAATCAACAAGTGTATCGATTGAGATACCTGCCTTAAATTCACCATCAATATAAAGGTTGAAACGCTCATGATGTTTTTTTTGAACTTCAATTTTTGAAATTGTCGCCATCCTATCACCTCTCTCCATATACTCGGTCTAATTATTTCATTATAGTTAATTATTCGATTTGACACATGCAAAACACATATAATGTACGGATTTATAACCAAAAAGAAATCCCACATATCCAATTATAAATCATGGTGTTCTGTGGGATAAAGTTCAAAAGAGACTTTACGAAATATGTTATGAGGCACCTAATTGTTGCAGTGCTTCCGTATATTGTGTTTCTGTGATATAACCTTGCTGTTTCATCTTTTCCAATGTTGACTTTGTGCGATTGACAAATGATGGTGACATATCATTGACACGGTATACTGATGGTGCATTGACCTTACTCGCCAGGATTGCACTTTGTAAAACGGTAATTTGTGGGAGATTCGTATTATTGACATTTGTCGTCGTGCCAAAATAATAATTGGCAGCCGATTCAATCGTATAGCTATTATCACCAAAGAAGATGTTATTCAAATAATAGCTCAAGATTTCATCTTTTTCATATTCATCTTCTACACGCCATGCGACAAACATTTCCTTTAGCTTTCTTGTCATCGTCTGTTGATTATCGTAATAATAATTTTTAACTAATTGCTGGGTTATTGTACTTCCCCCTTGCAGTTGATCCGGATCTTTAATCGATGAAAAAATCGCTCGGATACTCCCTTTAAAATCGACACCATGATGTTTATAAAAGCGTCTATCTTCCACCGCAACAAAAGCGCCTTTTGTATAGCTCGGCATTGCTTCAGCATCTACATACGTCGCTTTTTGTTCAATTTGAGACAAGTCCGACACATCTGCTCTTTGTGATAGGAAGAACATGACTCCAATAAATAAAAGCGCAATGACTATTAATGTAAGAAGCAAAGTACGAAAAATTCGTCTCGGTCTTTTTTTACTTGGTGGTGTTCCAACTGGGCGATAATACGTATTGTAGTGCGGCTCATTTTTAGCATATGGCTGTTGGCTTCGTGCTATTCGGTCAGATCTTTTCATGCATGTTGACCTACTTTCTCTAGTCTTATTATTCAAAGTGTATCAAGACTTTATCATTTAATCTATACTATACGATTAAAATCAGTCTCCAGCATGAGAATAAACGTATCAATCACCTTGAATATGATTGACAGAATGTCTTAATTTCTTAAAAAGTGGGTATATAATGAGTAGTCTTATTTTAAGAAAGGAAGTATGTTGTATGTCAAAAGTAAAAGCGAATATGGGATTAATTCGTGCATTAGAAGCTTGGGATATTGATCACGTATACGGTATTCCGGGTGACTCCATCGATGCGGTCGTAGATGGGTTAAAAGCGGCGGAGTCTCGCATTAAATTTGTTCATGTACGCCATGAAGAAGTTGCAAGTCTTTCTGCAGCTGCTTATACAAAATTAACCGGAAAAATTGGTGTTGCTTTAAGTATTGGTGGACCCGGTGCGATTCATCTCTTGAACGGGATGTATGATGCAAAAATGGATAACGTCCCTCAGCTAATTCTTGCTGGACAAGCGGATAGCGACCAACTCGGTACAAAAGCATTCCAAGAGGTGAACTTAACACACTTATTCGAAGATGTTGCTGTGTACAATTATCAACTGAACGATAGCGATGCCCCTCGCATATTCGACATTGTTGATGAGGCAATTCGCACAGCTTATGAAAAAAATGGTGTCGCCGTCTTAACATTGCCTAACAACATTTTAAATACAAAAATTAATGCTGATTTCCCTGACAGTGTAGATCAGTCATTGCCAACTGTACAAATGGCATCAGCACATCAAATTGAAAATGCCGCTACACTGCTTAAAAACAGCAAAAAACCTGTTGCACTCGTAGGGCTTGGTGCCAAACATGCGAAAGATGAAGTTCGTACATTGATTGAGAAATTGAAAATCCCAACGATGGTGACGCTTCCTGCAAAAACAGTTGTAAGTGATGCTCACCCATACAATTTGGGGAATATCGGCAAGATTGGAACAAAGCCATCCTATCAAGCAATGCAAAGTGCTGACTTGCTAATCTTAATTGGTACGAACTATCCGTACGTAAATTATTTGCCTAAAAAAGATATTAAAGCCATTCAAATTGATATCAATCCTGACGCTATTGGCCATCGATTCAATATTGATGCACCAATTGTCGGTGATACAAAAACAGCCTTACAGTTACTCATTGATGCTGTCGAAACAGTCGAAAAACGACCATTCTTGAATGAAATGTTAGATCATAAACAAACTTGGGATCAATGGATGCAAGAAGATGCCCAAAATACATCTGAACCGATTCGTCCAGAGCGACTTATGGATGCAATCAACAAGGTCATTACACCTGACAGCGTGATTGCCACAGATGTCGGAACTTCAACTGTTTGGTCTACACGTTACTTGAAATTATCAACAAGCAATCACTTTATTACATCAAGCTGGCTTGGTACGATGGGCTGTGCCCTACCAACTGCCATCGCATCACGCATCGCTTTTCCTGAACGTCAAGTCATTGCGATTACTGGTGATGGTGCATTTGAAATGGTGATGCAAGACTTTGCGACTGCCGTGCAATACCATCTTCCAATGGTGATTTTCGTCTTGAACAATCAAGAACTATCATTCATTAAATATGAGCAACAAGCTGCAGGAGAACTGGAATATGGTATTTCATTCAGTGATATGGATTTTGCGAAGTTTGCTGAATTATGCGGTGGTATCGGTTATACGTTGAAAGATCCAGAAGACATCGACGCTATTGTGCAAACAGCAGTACAACAACATAAACCAGTTGTTGTCAATGTATATGTAGACCCAAATGCTGCTCCTCTTCCAGGTAAAATTTTACCAGAAGAAGCGAAGAACTATGCAAAATGGGCATATCGAAGCTTAACAGAAGATGGCAAAGTTGTGATTGATGAGATGCCACCTATGTCAACAGCTGCTAAACGCTTTTTATAACTTTAAAAACGATTTGAAAATAAAAAATAATGTCTCATATCATATATGAAGATATGCTCTTATAAATTTGCACCTAAAAAACCGCAATGCCTAAAAAGACATTGCGGTTTTTCGCTTATTCAAATTATTATTTTAGTTGATTTTGAATTTCACGGTTAAAGTCACCTAAGTCATCAGGTGTACGGCTTGTTACGATGTTGCGATCTACAACAACAGATTGATCCACAACTGTTGCACCTGCATTTTGTAAGTCTTTACGAACATTAAGTACTGCTGTTACTGTTCTATTAGTCAGTGCGTCTGTATCTATAAGGATTTGTGGTCCGTGACAAATAGCAAACACAGGTAAGTCAGCTGTCATAAAGTGTGCAGCGAATTTACCATATCGCCCTTCTTCATCTCCACGTAAATGGTCAGGTG
This genomic window contains:
- a CDS encoding ABC transporter ATP-binding protein, which translates into the protein MIRRYLEFVKPYKWLIFGTIIVGILKFGIPLLIPLLIKYVIDDVINNGALSISDKYTQLMIAMGIAAFIFVIVRPPIEFLRQYMAQWTSNKILYDIRKKLYDHLQALSSRFYANNKAGEVISRVINDVEQTKDFILTGLMNIWLDCITIIIALSVMFFLDVKLTFAAIVVLPFYILTVYFFFGRLRELTRQRSQKLAETQGFLHERVNGMAVIKSFAIEDNEAKNFDKRNTNFLNKAFRHTRWNAYSFSAINTVTDIGPLIVIGYGAYLAISGDVTVGTLAAFVSYLEQLYGPLRRLVSSFTTLTQSFASMDRVFQLFDEPYDIKNLPNAQPYKIERGDIGIHNISFRYNEDEREVLKNINLDIQHGETVAFVGMSGGGKSTLITLIPRFYDVTSGDITIDGHPIQDFETGSLRRQIGMVQQDNILFSDTVKENILLGRPDATFEEVVAAAKMANAHDFIMTLPNGYDTEVGERGVKLSGGQKQRLSIARIFLNDPPILILDEATSALDLESEAIIQDALETLSHDRTTLIVAHRLSTITHADRIVVIENGQIVESGSHEDLMQRQGAYQRLYNIQNL
- a CDS encoding DUF402 domain-containing protein yields the protein MVKARIPKEGTAIKIQSYKHDGSIHRVWSETTILKGTEDVVIGGNDHTLVTESDGRTWVTREPAIVYFHSEYWFNVICMFREDGIYYYCNLSSPFVCDEEGLKYIDYDLDIKVYPNGKYHLLDEDEYEQHMKQMNYSKEIDTILRANVDILQQWIEHKKGPFAPDFIKVWRNRFQKINKR
- the mutY gene encoding A/G-specific adenine glycosylase, producing MYSEPSFKETLITWFDQHQRQMPWRETKNPYYIWVSEVMLQQTQVDTVRSYYERFISDFPTIESLASADEDDVLKRWEGLGYYSRARNFHAAAKEVVEKHHGVVPDEPDAFLALKGVGPYTQAAVMSIAFDLALATVDGNVFRVWSRLNDDTHDTALQKTRKIYEQALNPYVQTKSGTFNQAMMELGALICTPTSPMCLFCPVQEHCEAFEKGTVLERPIKTKKQKKTLHKYQVIYIEDADGNILVEQRDESLLRGMWQFPLYPVDIAHTDIEKEFADTISIDEQPTLRLKHQFTHKTWDIEVYRATITSHHMGGNPFRRWIPSVEKKRYTFPVPMTKIFNAIQQAD
- a CDS encoding metal-dependent hydrolase, translating into MDTATHIAIGVGLTALATTDPTLSEHFAASATVIITGSLIPDIDTVLKLKNNATYITHHRGITHSIPFTLLWPLLITFITYIFVSGVPPLQIWMWAQLSVALHVFVDIFNSYGTQALRPFSNKWIQLSVINTFDPIIFIILLTAIVLWSLGGQAYLVFGSVVMILIAYYILRFVMRNWLKKQALNQVQHLGRPTKVFVAPTIRFMQWRIAIQTETYDYVGRSYGRNIVFSDKVKRQPLPDIDMMEPVRTDPNVRAFLNFSSIYRWHIEYIDDETIELRLIDLRYLKNGHYQFVAIVHLDKDLHVLHSFTGWVFSEDKLMKKLYAH
- a CDS encoding ABC transporter permease, coding for MLERFIQFFHEIPRYFRYALYRVMMHKRWVVLTFLVSSLVMFVTVLAFKILGTIDITQASINYRLTGLITFAVIWIAIYNNYRLFPRDYYVTRHFNSNPFLHVALSGLLYGLTLFLLMVVMIITKSINTDTTWFGVFFYSLMSLFFMITLSFLLGIIYMLYPKLNQLYIIISVVLLLLLPIFYLPDKVTGVMEHLLMLNPLYYLVNGMQQSVIVGHDAVNHLGYHLYFCCFMGLMIVFSFALRDYVTQLKPNEHSHSHSNVEEEETID
- a CDS encoding ATP-binding cassette domain-containing protein, with the translated sequence MSNAIVLKMINVTHYYRNQKKQNVLKPFSYQPEDIELNNITLHIYQGEALGIIGEEASSKSLVGEILAGTVLPDKGRIVRKASLFYANMNQKLAEHVRVIDYINDVIQLYEFEVPEHKAIQVLKYAHLDAQKNDWIHDLTDEQYAQLMFSLARSSNAEVVILSHILSYLDQGFFEKAKEMVREYVEEGLTWVAIDNDVDKIKAVSNYIVWISHGQLRKEGYVKQVIPAFEQHMQDRLSITSQEALNHFDEDWKRNRSKMPEVTYNFKRIERYHHATPPVFLARIWTWTAIFIAGMFVSSLLIFNNLGKLDATQYISHNTLTDQPKHQYTEKLAYGIVNADQTTMTALHQKGADVKVPQHAIVTITGESKRSYRVTHNDKNYRIAKENVHYFNPAALYNPIERDALAPFMKDNYINYVDYFNGELHKSHGEVNEQLVPEKKNRYVEPILQQPIAMLFNDQNKLIGYRFPIVKEQELKEKYHIDEETWTAKTEAGYFIADFKTHQWIFIEL
- a CDS encoding YfhH family protein — translated: MNHKRLSDMNRQEIFHEIQTYKEKMRKAEMNGIMNEYDVYQNKVVIAESYLVDPEDVELGKIYALLDGSDDHFKVERLKGVFAWGYRLNRTRFEEGLPLSLLKL
- the recX gene encoding recombination regulator RecX, encoding MATISKIEVQKKHHERFNLYIDGEFKAGISIDTLVDFNLKKGDIVDDAQLKRILEREHQQQANNDAINYLSHRKRTRHEISTHLERKDYSESVIANAIAYCERLRLIDHEDYVESLKNTMLRTTDKGPEVFRQKLYKAGIEGSLLEAGVEQYKEEQSFEQICRVAQKIVRQKKGPVAKIRQQVQQSLMQKGYQMDTIHSVIEALDFQQDPEIIDNLLQRDLEKIYNKYQKRYNGYTLTMKTMEALVRKGYAYEDVQRKIRESGIEDES
- the sgtB gene encoding monofunctional peptidoglycan glycosyltransferase SgtB, with amino-acid sequence MKRSDRIARSQQPYAKNEPHYNTYYRPVGTPPSKKRPRRIFRTLLLTLIVIALLFIGVMFFLSQRADVSDLSQIEQKATYVDAEAMPSYTKGAFVAVEDRRFYKHHGVDFKGSIRAIFSSIKDPDQLQGGSTITQQLVKNYYYDNQQTMTRKLKEMFVAWRVEDEYEKDEILSYYLNNIFFGDNSYTIESAANYYFGTTTNVNNTNLPQITVLQSAILASKVNAPSVYRVNDMSPSFVNRTKSTLEKMKQQGYITETQYTEALQQLGAS
- a CDS encoding pyruvate oxidase, with protein sequence MSKVKANMGLIRALEAWDIDHVYGIPGDSIDAVVDGLKAAESRIKFVHVRHEEVASLSAAAYTKLTGKIGVALSIGGPGAIHLLNGMYDAKMDNVPQLILAGQADSDQLGTKAFQEVNLTHLFEDVAVYNYQLNDSDAPRIFDIVDEAIRTAYEKNGVAVLTLPNNILNTKINADFPDSVDQSLPTVQMASAHQIENAATLLKNSKKPVALVGLGAKHAKDEVRTLIEKLKIPTMVTLPAKTVVSDAHPYNLGNIGKIGTKPSYQAMQSADLLILIGTNYPYVNYLPKKDIKAIQIDINPDAIGHRFNIDAPIVGDTKTALQLLIDAVETVEKRPFLNEMLDHKQTWDQWMQEDAQNTSEPIRPERLMDAINKVITPDSVIATDVGTSTVWSTRYLKLSTSNHFITSSWLGTMGCALPTAIASRIAFPERQVIAITGDGAFEMVMQDFATAVQYHLPMVIFVLNNQELSFIKYEQQAAGELEYGISFSDMDFAKFAELCGGIGYTLKDPEDIDAIVQTAVQQHKPVVVNVYVDPNAAPLPGKILPEEAKNYAKWAYRSLTEDGKVVIDEMPPMSTAAKRFL